The Psychromonas sp. MME1 genome window below encodes:
- the adhE gene encoding bifunctional acetaldehyde-CoA/alcohol dehydrogenase — protein sequence MTVSNVAELDAMVARVKAAQQEYATFSQEQVDKIFRAASLAASTARIELAKMAAEESGMGIMEDKVIKNHFASEFIYNKYKDELTCGVIARNEEGGTITIAEPVGIVCAIVPTTNPTSTAIFKALICLKTRNGCIFSPHPRAKNATNYAAKLVLDAAIKAGAPKDIIGWIDVPSVDLSNKLMKHDDINLILATGGPGMVKAAYSSGKPAIGVGAGNTPVVIDETADIKRAVSSILMSKTFDNGVICASEQAAIVVESVYDAVKARFMKYGAAVLSNADADKVRKVLMIDGALNAKIVGQPAYKIAALAGVKVPTSTKILIGEGLEASWDDEFAHEKLSPTLGLFKAKNYEDAVRQAGIVLDIGGVGHTSVLYTDQDANKDRIAYFGDKMKTARILINTPSSHGGIGDLYNFELAPSLTLGCGSWGGNAISENVGPKHLINKKTVALRAENMLWHKLPKSIYFRRGCLPVAMTDLEGKKRALIVTDRFLFNNGYIDDLRAILKDKGMEVEVFHEVEADPTLSVVKAGAAACASYQPDVILAVGGGSPMDAAKIMWVMYEHPETDFEDLSMRFMDIRKRIYKFPKMGAKAELVCITTTSGTGSEVTPFAVVTDDATGQKYPLADYELTPNMAVVDANLVMDMPKSLCAFGGYDAVTHAMEAYVSVLANEYSDGHALQALKLLKEYLPSSYANGKKDPIAREKVHNAATIAGMSFANAFLGVCHSMAHKLGAEFHIPHGLANALLIANTVRYNATNNPTKQTAFSQYDRPKARARYAEVAAHLGFTKGNTEDKLNALLNWLEELKVALDIPLSIQAAGVNEADFLAKVDELALHAFDDQCTGANPRYPLVSELKEVLIASYYGRAYVDVVDAPEVEVKEEKKAK from the coding sequence ATGACGGTAAGTAACGTTGCTGAATTAGATGCTATGGTTGCTCGTGTAAAAGCGGCACAACAAGAATATGCAACTTTTTCACAAGAGCAAGTAGATAAAATATTCCGCGCAGCTTCTTTGGCGGCTTCTACAGCTCGCATCGAACTAGCAAAAATGGCAGCAGAAGAGTCTGGCATGGGTATAATGGAAGATAAAGTAATTAAAAACCACTTTGCTTCAGAATTTATCTACAACAAATATAAAGACGAATTGACTTGTGGTGTTATTGCTCGCAATGAAGAAGGCGGCACGATAACAATCGCAGAACCTGTAGGTATCGTTTGTGCTATCGTACCAACAACAAACCCAACTTCTACAGCAATTTTTAAAGCGCTTATCTGTTTAAAAACACGTAATGGCTGTATCTTTTCTCCACACCCACGCGCTAAAAATGCAACTAACTATGCAGCTAAATTAGTATTAGATGCAGCGATTAAAGCGGGTGCTCCAAAAGATATTATTGGTTGGATCGATGTACCATCTGTTGATCTTTCTAACAAGCTAATGAAACATGACGACATCAACCTTATCCTAGCGACTGGTGGTCCAGGTATGGTTAAAGCTGCATACTCTTCAGGTAAGCCAGCTATCGGTGTTGGTGCTGGTAACACACCAGTAGTAATCGATGAAACTGCAGATATTAAACGTGCTGTTTCTTCAATCTTAATGTCTAAAACTTTCGATAACGGTGTAATCTGTGCTTCTGAGCAAGCGGCAATCGTTGTTGAATCTGTTTACGATGCAGTTAAAGCGCGCTTCATGAAATATGGCGCAGCTGTACTAAGCAACGCAGACGCAGACAAAGTACGTAAAGTACTAATGATCGATGGTGCGTTAAACGCAAAAATTGTTGGTCAACCAGCATACAAAATTGCTGCACTAGCAGGCGTTAAAGTACCAACATCAACTAAAATCTTAATTGGTGAAGGTCTTGAAGCTTCATGGGATGACGAGTTTGCACATGAAAAACTTTCTCCAACTTTAGGTCTATTCAAAGCGAAAAACTACGAAGATGCAGTGCGTCAAGCTGGTATCGTGTTAGATATAGGTGGTGTTGGTCATACTTCAGTACTTTATACAGACCAAGATGCAAACAAAGATCGTATTGCTTACTTTGGCGATAAAATGAAAACCGCGCGTATTCTTATCAATACTCCATCTTCACACGGTGGTATCGGTGACCTTTACAACTTCGAACTAGCACCATCTCTAACATTAGGTTGTGGTTCATGGGGCGGTAACGCGATTTCTGAAAACGTAGGTCCAAAACACCTTATCAATAAGAAAACTGTTGCATTGAGAGCTGAAAATATGTTGTGGCATAAACTACCAAAATCAATCTACTTCCGTCGTGGCTGTCTACCTGTTGCAATGACAGACCTTGAAGGCAAAAAACGTGCTCTAATCGTGACAGACCGTTTCCTATTCAACAATGGTTATATTGATGACCTACGTGCTATCTTAAAAGATAAAGGCATGGAAGTTGAAGTATTCCACGAAGTAGAAGCGGATCCAACATTAAGTGTTGTTAAAGCAGGTGCTGCTGCATGTGCTAGCTACCAACCAGATGTTATTTTAGCTGTTGGTGGTGGTTCACCGATGGATGCTGCAAAAATCATGTGGGTTATGTATGAACACCCAGAAACAGATTTTGAAGATCTATCTATGCGCTTTATGGATATCCGTAAACGTATTTACAAATTCCCTAAAATGGGTGCAAAAGCTGAACTAGTATGTATCACTACAACATCTGGTACAGGTTCTGAAGTAACACCGTTTGCGGTTGTAACTGATGACGCTACTGGTCAAAAATACCCATTAGCAGATTACGAATTAACTCCAAACATGGCGGTTGTTGATGCTAACCTTGTAATGGATATGCCTAAATCACTATGTGCATTTGGTGGTTACGATGCAGTGACTCACGCAATGGAAGCTTATGTTTCTGTATTAGCAAATGAATATTCTGACGGTCATGCGTTACAAGCTCTTAAATTACTTAAAGAATACCTACCAAGCTCTTACGCTAACGGTAAAAAAGATCCGATTGCTCGTGAAAAAGTTCACAATGCAGCAACAATCGCAGGTATGTCTTTTGCTAATGCATTCTTGGGTGTATGTCACTCAATGGCGCATAAACTAGGTGCTGAATTCCATATTCCACACGGTTTAGCAAACGCATTATTAATTGCAAACACAGTTCGTTACAATGCAACTAATAACCCAACTAAACAAACTGCATTCTCTCAATACGACCGTCCTAAAGCACGCGCTCGTTATGCTGAAGTTGCTGCACATTTAGGTTTCACTAAAGGTAACACTGAAGATAAACTTAATGCGCTATTAAACTGGTTAGAAGAGTTAAAAGTGGCTCTTGATATTCCACTTTCAATTCAAGCAGCTGGCGTTAATGAAGCTGACTTCTTAGCAAAAGTTGACGAATTAGCACTACATGCATTTGATGACCAATGTACTGGTGCAAATCCACGTTACCCATTAGTTTCTGAGCTAAAAGAAGTGTTAATTGCTTCTTACTACGGTCGTGCTTATGTAGACGTGGTTGACGCTCCAGAAGTTGAAGTTAAAGAAGAAAAGAAAGCTAAATAA
- a CDS encoding LysE/ArgO family amino acid transporter: MEAFWSGLLLGLSLILAIGAQNAFVLKQGLQKKHVFWVCLICAFSDAILIYLGIFGLSNMINQLPLLESIARYAGFAFLAVYGVQSLFSAWTKEHTLQAAAEIQSSPWKTCLTCLAFTWLNPHVYLDTVFLLGTISSQYEGHKSYFAAGAISASFVFFFSLGYGARVLTPFFSKASSWKILETVVGIIMLTIAFNLLF; the protein is encoded by the coding sequence ATGGAAGCTTTTTGGTCTGGTTTATTGTTAGGCTTATCCTTGATATTGGCAATTGGTGCACAAAACGCCTTCGTATTAAAGCAGGGATTGCAAAAAAAACATGTTTTTTGGGTCTGTTTGATTTGTGCTTTTTCGGATGCAATACTAATTTATTTGGGGATATTTGGATTAAGCAACATGATTAATCAGCTACCGTTATTGGAGAGTATTGCACGTTACGCTGGCTTTGCTTTTTTAGCTGTTTATGGGGTACAAAGTTTATTTTCTGCATGGACAAAAGAACATACCTTACAAGCAGCAGCAGAGATACAAAGTTCGCCATGGAAAACATGCCTTACATGCTTAGCCTTTACTTGGTTAAACCCTCATGTTTACTTAGATACGGTTTTTTTATTAGGTACTATATCTAGCCAATATGAAGGGCATAAATCCTATTTTGCAGCAGGTGCTATTTCAGCCTCTTTTGTATTCTTTTTTAGTTTAGGTTATGGAGCTAGAGTACTAACGCCATTCTTTTCTAAAGCAAGCTCATGGAAGATATTAGAAACAGTTGTCGGCATTATTATGTTAACGATTGCCTTCAATTTACTTTTTTAA
- the cls gene encoding cardiolipin synthase: MGTQFKDWLRNEPTSNRQSLNDASYLARSMQAFVESYTGMPMLKGNNHILLPTTKKILIEITEEINRSQSTCYLLFYLCKEGGLIDPLLEALMNAAQRGVKCKLLLDSVGSHDFFNSKMPKKLRKAGVEVVEALPVGWFRLLFQRQDLRMHRKLVCIDDHVAYTGSMNLVDPVFFKTKQGFGEWVDIMVRCEGPIVQLMQGLFVWDWFLETDNKIPLPLSEKGRFPSVGKQKSQLIPSGPEFGEASIHQVFLTAIYEAKHSLVLTTPYFVPDESLLAALQVAALRGVDVKIIIPAKNDSFMVKYASRAFFDELLTAGAQVYKFYGGLLHTKSIVIDEKIALLGTVNLDRRSFWLNFEMTMLIDDGDFSSELLTLQKQYLLASKQISLLEWKKRSYFKKLLEGTLYLFSPLL, encoded by the coding sequence ATTGGTACACAGTTTAAAGATTGGCTACGTAATGAACCCACCAGTAATAGGCAAAGCTTAAACGATGCCTCATACCTAGCCAGATCAATGCAAGCTTTTGTTGAATCCTATACTGGCATGCCTATGTTAAAGGGTAATAATCATATTCTGTTGCCTACAACGAAAAAAATCTTGATTGAAATAACTGAAGAAATAAACAGGTCACAGTCAACCTGCTATCTTCTTTTTTATTTATGTAAAGAGGGCGGATTAATTGATCCGCTCTTAGAGGCTTTAATGAATGCAGCTCAGCGAGGGGTTAAGTGTAAGTTATTGCTTGATTCGGTAGGTAGCCATGATTTTTTTAATAGTAAAATGCCGAAAAAATTACGTAAAGCTGGCGTCGAAGTGGTTGAAGCCTTACCGGTTGGTTGGTTTCGTTTGCTATTTCAACGACAGGATTTAAGGATGCACCGTAAACTTGTTTGTATTGATGATCATGTTGCATATACAGGCAGTATGAACTTAGTCGATCCCGTTTTTTTTAAAACGAAGCAAGGTTTTGGTGAGTGGGTTGATATCATGGTACGTTGTGAAGGTCCTATCGTACAATTAATGCAAGGGCTTTTTGTTTGGGACTGGTTCTTAGAAACGGATAACAAAATCCCTTTACCCTTGTCTGAAAAGGGGCGATTTCCCTCAGTAGGTAAACAAAAATCACAACTCATTCCATCGGGCCCTGAATTTGGCGAGGCGAGTATCCATCAGGTTTTTCTGACCGCTATCTATGAGGCTAAGCACAGCCTTGTTCTTACTACGCCATATTTTGTCCCCGATGAAAGCTTATTAGCGGCTTTGCAGGTCGCTGCGTTACGTGGTGTTGATGTTAAAATTATTATTCCAGCTAAAAATGACTCATTTATGGTGAAGTATGCTTCTCGTGCTTTTTTTGATGAATTGTTAACTGCAGGAGCACAAGTTTATAAGTTTTATGGTGGCTTGCTGCATACGAAAAGTATTGTTATCGATGAAAAAATAGCTTTATTAGGGACTGTTAACTTAGACAGGCGTAGTTTTTGGCTTAATTTTGAAATGACAATGTTAATCGATGATGGGGATTTTTCTAGTGAGTTGTTAACGTTACAAAAGCAATATCTGTTGGCTTCGAAGCAAATCTCATTATTAGAGTGGAAAAAGCGTAGTTACTTTAAAAAATTATTAGAAGGCACACTGTATCTTTTTAGTCCTTTATTATAA
- a CDS encoding PLDc N-terminal domain-containing protein → MDNLSWTLNWQDNSLYVALYAFLYFSLLILTTLRIILKRRASGITLAWLFLIFVLPLFGMISYFILGELHLGKKRGTSSANWYTV, encoded by the coding sequence ATGGATAATTTATCTTGGACTTTAAATTGGCAAGATAACAGCTTATATGTGGCGCTATATGCCTTTCTTTATTTTTCATTATTAATATTAACTACCTTGCGCATTATTCTCAAACGCAGAGCCAGTGGGATCACTTTGGCCTGGTTGTTTTTAATCTTCGTATTACCATTATTTGGCATGATTAGTTATTTTATTTTAGGTGAGTTACACCTAGGTAAAAAAAGAGGAACGTCGTCAGCAAATTGGTACACAGTTTAA